One window of the Acinonyx jubatus isolate Ajub_Pintada_27869175 chromosome A2, VMU_Ajub_asm_v1.0, whole genome shotgun sequence genome contains the following:
- the PCSK4 gene encoding proprotein convertase subtilisin/kexin type 4 isoform X8 yields the protein MRPAWTALWLRLALALGLALVGPLPVGWSSARVPIYVSSWAVRVSQGYREAERLARKFGFVYLGQIFPDGQYFHLRHRGVVQQSLSPHWGHRLRLKKDPKVQWFEQQTLRRRVKRSVVVPTDPWFSKQWYMNNKVRPDLNVLQVWSQGLSGRGIVISVLDDGIEKDHPDLWANYDPLASYDFNDYDPDPQPRYTPGDENRHGTRCAGEVAAIANNGFCGAGVAYNARIGGVRMLDGTITDVIEAQSLSLQPQHIHIYSASWGPEDDGRTVDGPGVLTREAFRRGVTKGRGGLGTLFVWASGNGGLHYDNCNCDGYTNSVYTLSVGSTTREGRAPWYSEACASTLTTTYSSGVATDPQIVTTDLHHRCTDKHTGTSASAPLAAGMIALALEANPFLTWRDMQHLVVRASRPAQLQAEDWRTNGVGRQVSHHYGYGLLDARLLVDMARTWLPTQRQQKCVIEIVHTPTPAEGALTARTAPSPILPLTQVRRNVSACAGRANHIRSLEHVQVQLSLSYSRRGDLEISLTSPMGTRSTLVAIRPLDVSGQGYNNWIFMSTHFWDEDPRGPWTLGLENKGYYFNTGTLYRYTLLLYGTAEDMTARPPGPQVTSSACVQRDTEGPCQGTSATPGRR from the exons atGCGGCCCGCCTGGACTGCGCTCTGGCTACGCCTTGCCTTGGCTCTGGGCCTGGCCCTCGTTGGCCCCCTGCCTGTGGGGTGGTCCTCGGCCCGGGTCCCCATCTATGTCAGCAGCTGGGCCGTGCGGGTGTCCCAGGGTTACCGGGAGGCCGAGCGCCTGGCGCGCAAATTCGGCTTCGTCTacctggggcag ATCTTTCCTGACGGGCAGTACTTCCACCTGAGGCACCGGGGCGTGGTCCAGCAGTCCCTGAGCCCACACTGGGGCCATCGCCTGCGCCTGAAAAAAGACCCCAAG GTGCAGTGGTTCGAGCAGCAGACGCTGCGGCGGCGTGTCAAGCGCTCGGTGGTGGTGCCCACGGACCCCTGGTTCTCCAAGCAGTGGTACATG AACAACAAGGTGCGGCCGGACCTGAACGTCCTGCAGGTCTGGAGCCAGGGGCTGTCAGGCCGGGGCATTGTGATCTCTGTCCTGGACGATGGCATCGAGAAGGACCACCCGGACCTCTGGGCCAACTAC GACCCCCTGGCCAGCTACGACTTCAATGACTACGACCCAGACCCCCAGCCGCGATACACGCCCGGCGACGAGAACCG GCACGGGACCCGCTGTGCCGGGGAAGTGGCCGCAATCGCAAACAACGGGTTCTGTGGAGCGGGTGTCGCCTACAATGCCCGGATCGGAG GTGTGCGCATGCTGGACGGCACCATCACGGACGTCATCGAGGCCCAGTCGCTGAGCCTGCAGCCGCAGCACATCCACATCTACAGCGCCAGCTGGGGCCCCGAGGACGACGGCCGCACGGTGGATGGCCCGGGCGTCCTCACCCGCGAGGCCTTCAGGCGCGGCGTGACCAAG GGCCGCGGTGGGCTGGGCACTCTCTTCGTCTGGGCGTCGGGCAACGGCGGCCTGCACTACGACAATTGCAACTGCGACGGCTACACCAACAGCGTGTACACGCTCTCCGTGGGCAGCACCACCCGCGAGGGCCGCGCGCCCTGGTACAGCGAGGCCTGCGCCTCCACGCTCACCACCACCTACAGCAGCGGCGTGGCCACCGACCCGCAGATC GTCACCACGGATCTGCACCACCGGTGCACGGACAAACACACGGGCACCTCGGCGTCGGCCCCGCTGGCCGCGGGCATGATCGCCCTGGCTCTGGAGGCCAA CCCGTTCTTGACATGGAGGGATATGCAGCACTTGGTGGTCCGTGCGTCCAGACCCGCGCAGCTCCAGGCTGAGGACTGGAGGACCAACGGCGTGGGGCGCCAAG TGAGCCACCACTATGGCTATGGGCTGCTGGATGCCAGGTTGCTGGTGGACATGGCTCGAACGTGGCTGCCCACACAGCGCCAGCAGAAGTGCGTCATTGAGATCGTACACACCCCCAC gcccGCAGAAGGGGCGCTCACAGCCCGCACCGCCCCCAGCCCCATCTTGCCGCTGACGCAAGTGAGGAGGAACGTGTCGGCGTGCGCTGGCCGAGCCAACCACATCCGCTCGCTGGAGCACGTGCAGGTGCAGCTCTCACTGTCCTACAGTCGCCGTGGGGACCTGGAGATCTCGCTCACGAGCCCCATGGGCACCCGCTCCACGCTCGTGGCCATCAG acCCTTGGACGTCAGCGGCCAAGGCTACAACAACTGGATCTTTATGTCCACCCACTTCTGGGACGAGGACCCGCGGGGCCCGTGGACGCTGGGCCTGGAAAACAAGGGCTACTACTTCAACACGG GGACGCTGTACCGCTACACGCTGCTGCTCTACGGGACGGCCGAGGACATGACGGCGCGGCCCCCGGGCCCCCAGGTGACCAGCAGCGCGTGCGTGCAGCGGGACACAGAGGGGCCGTGCCAGG GTACCTCGGCCACACCCGGCAGGCGGTGA
- the PCSK4 gene encoding proprotein convertase subtilisin/kexin type 4 isoform X1 has product MRPAWTALWLRLALALGLALVGPLPVGWSSARVPIYVSSWAVRVSQGYREAERLARKFGFVYLGQIFPDGQYFHLRHRGVVQQSLSPHWGHRLRLKKDPKVQWFEQQTLRRRVKRSVVVPTDPWFSKQWYMNNKVRPDLNVLQVWSQGLSGRGIVISVLDDGIEKDHPDLWANYDPLASYDFNDYDPDPQPRYTPGDENRHGTRCAGEVAAIANNGFCGAGVAYNARIGGVRMLDGTITDVIEAQSLSLQPQHIHIYSASWGPEDDGRTVDGPGVLTREAFRRGVTKGRGGLGTLFVWASGNGGLHYDNCNCDGYTNSVYTLSVGSTTREGRAPWYSEACASTLTTTYSSGVATDPQIVTTDLHHRCTDKHTGTSASAPLAAGMIALALEANPFLTWRDMQHLVVRASRPAQLQAEDWRTNGVGRQVSHHYGYGLLDARLLVDMARTWLPTQRQQKCVIEIVHTPTPAEGALTARTAPSPILPLTQVRRNVSACAGRANHIRSLEHVQVQLSLSYSRRGDLEISLTSPMGTRSTLVAIRPLDVSGQGYNNWIFMSTHFWDEDPRGPWTLGLENKGYYFNTGTLYRYTLLLYGTAEDMTARPPGPQVTSSACVQRDTEGPCQERHGPAHVLGHLRLSYCPPRYLGHTRQAVTAGPGRSRPVRLLEPPRLLLHLPRPLPAPLHCLPPRPPRWTSVAAPAQDPSLPAASPQPAAVAHPGRHRGRARAVVLAPLAVAFGSPSLRSVLAVGCPPLCAGAPPATTPGPAAGRDLETPE; this is encoded by the exons atGCGGCCCGCCTGGACTGCGCTCTGGCTACGCCTTGCCTTGGCTCTGGGCCTGGCCCTCGTTGGCCCCCTGCCTGTGGGGTGGTCCTCGGCCCGGGTCCCCATCTATGTCAGCAGCTGGGCCGTGCGGGTGTCCCAGGGTTACCGGGAGGCCGAGCGCCTGGCGCGCAAATTCGGCTTCGTCTacctggggcag ATCTTTCCTGACGGGCAGTACTTCCACCTGAGGCACCGGGGCGTGGTCCAGCAGTCCCTGAGCCCACACTGGGGCCATCGCCTGCGCCTGAAAAAAGACCCCAAG GTGCAGTGGTTCGAGCAGCAGACGCTGCGGCGGCGTGTCAAGCGCTCGGTGGTGGTGCCCACGGACCCCTGGTTCTCCAAGCAGTGGTACATG AACAACAAGGTGCGGCCGGACCTGAACGTCCTGCAGGTCTGGAGCCAGGGGCTGTCAGGCCGGGGCATTGTGATCTCTGTCCTGGACGATGGCATCGAGAAGGACCACCCGGACCTCTGGGCCAACTAC GACCCCCTGGCCAGCTACGACTTCAATGACTACGACCCAGACCCCCAGCCGCGATACACGCCCGGCGACGAGAACCG GCACGGGACCCGCTGTGCCGGGGAAGTGGCCGCAATCGCAAACAACGGGTTCTGTGGAGCGGGTGTCGCCTACAATGCCCGGATCGGAG GTGTGCGCATGCTGGACGGCACCATCACGGACGTCATCGAGGCCCAGTCGCTGAGCCTGCAGCCGCAGCACATCCACATCTACAGCGCCAGCTGGGGCCCCGAGGACGACGGCCGCACGGTGGATGGCCCGGGCGTCCTCACCCGCGAGGCCTTCAGGCGCGGCGTGACCAAG GGCCGCGGTGGGCTGGGCACTCTCTTCGTCTGGGCGTCGGGCAACGGCGGCCTGCACTACGACAATTGCAACTGCGACGGCTACACCAACAGCGTGTACACGCTCTCCGTGGGCAGCACCACCCGCGAGGGCCGCGCGCCCTGGTACAGCGAGGCCTGCGCCTCCACGCTCACCACCACCTACAGCAGCGGCGTGGCCACCGACCCGCAGATC GTCACCACGGATCTGCACCACCGGTGCACGGACAAACACACGGGCACCTCGGCGTCGGCCCCGCTGGCCGCGGGCATGATCGCCCTGGCTCTGGAGGCCAA CCCGTTCTTGACATGGAGGGATATGCAGCACTTGGTGGTCCGTGCGTCCAGACCCGCGCAGCTCCAGGCTGAGGACTGGAGGACCAACGGCGTGGGGCGCCAAG TGAGCCACCACTATGGCTATGGGCTGCTGGATGCCAGGTTGCTGGTGGACATGGCTCGAACGTGGCTGCCCACACAGCGCCAGCAGAAGTGCGTCATTGAGATCGTACACACCCCCAC gcccGCAGAAGGGGCGCTCACAGCCCGCACCGCCCCCAGCCCCATCTTGCCGCTGACGCAAGTGAGGAGGAACGTGTCGGCGTGCGCTGGCCGAGCCAACCACATCCGCTCGCTGGAGCACGTGCAGGTGCAGCTCTCACTGTCCTACAGTCGCCGTGGGGACCTGGAGATCTCGCTCACGAGCCCCATGGGCACCCGCTCCACGCTCGTGGCCATCAG acCCTTGGACGTCAGCGGCCAAGGCTACAACAACTGGATCTTTATGTCCACCCACTTCTGGGACGAGGACCCGCGGGGCCCGTGGACGCTGGGCCTGGAAAACAAGGGCTACTACTTCAACACGG GGACGCTGTACCGCTACACGCTGCTGCTCTACGGGACGGCCGAGGACATGACGGCGCGGCCCCCGGGCCCCCAGGTGACCAGCAGCGCGTGCGTGCAGCGGGACACAGAGGGGCCGTGCCAGG AACGCCACGGCCCCGCCCACGTCCTCGGCCACCTCCGCCTCTCCTACTGCCCGCCCAGGTACCTCGGCCACACCCGGCAGGCGGTGACCGCTGGGCCTGGCCGCTCCCGCCCTGTGCGTCTGCTCGAGCCGCCGCGCCTCCTGCTACACCTGCCTCGGCCGCTCCCTGCTCCCCTGCACTGCCTGCCCCCCCGGCCTCCACGCTGGACGAGCGTCGCGGCTCCTGCTCAGGACCCGTCCCTCCCAGCGGCCTCCCCGCAGCCCGCCGCAGTCGCCCACCCCGGCCGCCACCGCGGCCGAGCCCGGGCCGTGGTACTGGCCCCGCTGGCCGTGGCCTTCGGGAGCCCCTCACTCCGCAGCGTCCTCGCTGTAGGCTGCCCACCGCTGTGTGCGGGggccccccccgccaccaccccaGGTCCAGCTGCTGGCCGGGACCTAGAGACACCTGAGTAG
- the PCSK4 gene encoding proprotein convertase subtilisin/kexin type 4 isoform X3 has protein sequence MRPAWTALWLRLALALGLALVGPLPVGWSSARVPIYVSSWAVRVSQGYREAERLARKFGFVYLGQIFPDGQYFHLRHRGVVQQSLSPHWGHRLRLKKDPKVQWFEQQTLRRRVKRSVVVPTDPWFSKQWYMNNKVRPDLNVLQVWSQGLSGRGIVISVLDDGIEKDHPDLWANYDPLASYDFNDYDPDPQPRYTPGDENRHGTRCAGEVAAIANNGFCGAGVAYNARIGGVRMLDGTITDVIEAQSLSLQPQHIHIYSASWGPEDDGRTVDGPGVLTREAFRRGVTKGRGGLGTLFVWASGNGGLHYDNCNCDGYTNSVYTLSVGSTTREGRAPWYSEACASTLTTTYSSGVATDPQIVTTDLHHRCTDKHTGTSASAPLAAGMIALALEANPFLTWRDMQHLVVRASRPAQLQAEDWRTNGVGRQVSHHYGYGLLDARLLVDMARTWLPTQRQQNPILPLTQVRRNVSACAGRANHIRSLEHVQVQLSLSYSRRGDLEISLTSPMGTRSTLVAIRPLDVSGQGYNNWIFMSTHFWDEDPRGPWTLGLENKGYYFNTGTLYRYTLLLYGTAEDMTARPPGPQVTSSACVQRDTEGPCQERHGPAHVLGHLRLSYCPPRYLGHTRQAVTAGPGRSRPVRLLEPPRLLLHLPRPLPAPLHCLPPRPPRWTSVAAPAQDPSLPAASPQPAAVAHPGRHRGRARAVVLAPLAVAFGSPSLRSVLAVGCPPLCAGAPPATTPGPAAGRDLETPE, from the exons atGCGGCCCGCCTGGACTGCGCTCTGGCTACGCCTTGCCTTGGCTCTGGGCCTGGCCCTCGTTGGCCCCCTGCCTGTGGGGTGGTCCTCGGCCCGGGTCCCCATCTATGTCAGCAGCTGGGCCGTGCGGGTGTCCCAGGGTTACCGGGAGGCCGAGCGCCTGGCGCGCAAATTCGGCTTCGTCTacctggggcag ATCTTTCCTGACGGGCAGTACTTCCACCTGAGGCACCGGGGCGTGGTCCAGCAGTCCCTGAGCCCACACTGGGGCCATCGCCTGCGCCTGAAAAAAGACCCCAAG GTGCAGTGGTTCGAGCAGCAGACGCTGCGGCGGCGTGTCAAGCGCTCGGTGGTGGTGCCCACGGACCCCTGGTTCTCCAAGCAGTGGTACATG AACAACAAGGTGCGGCCGGACCTGAACGTCCTGCAGGTCTGGAGCCAGGGGCTGTCAGGCCGGGGCATTGTGATCTCTGTCCTGGACGATGGCATCGAGAAGGACCACCCGGACCTCTGGGCCAACTAC GACCCCCTGGCCAGCTACGACTTCAATGACTACGACCCAGACCCCCAGCCGCGATACACGCCCGGCGACGAGAACCG GCACGGGACCCGCTGTGCCGGGGAAGTGGCCGCAATCGCAAACAACGGGTTCTGTGGAGCGGGTGTCGCCTACAATGCCCGGATCGGAG GTGTGCGCATGCTGGACGGCACCATCACGGACGTCATCGAGGCCCAGTCGCTGAGCCTGCAGCCGCAGCACATCCACATCTACAGCGCCAGCTGGGGCCCCGAGGACGACGGCCGCACGGTGGATGGCCCGGGCGTCCTCACCCGCGAGGCCTTCAGGCGCGGCGTGACCAAG GGCCGCGGTGGGCTGGGCACTCTCTTCGTCTGGGCGTCGGGCAACGGCGGCCTGCACTACGACAATTGCAACTGCGACGGCTACACCAACAGCGTGTACACGCTCTCCGTGGGCAGCACCACCCGCGAGGGCCGCGCGCCCTGGTACAGCGAGGCCTGCGCCTCCACGCTCACCACCACCTACAGCAGCGGCGTGGCCACCGACCCGCAGATC GTCACCACGGATCTGCACCACCGGTGCACGGACAAACACACGGGCACCTCGGCGTCGGCCCCGCTGGCCGCGGGCATGATCGCCCTGGCTCTGGAGGCCAA CCCGTTCTTGACATGGAGGGATATGCAGCACTTGGTGGTCCGTGCGTCCAGACCCGCGCAGCTCCAGGCTGAGGACTGGAGGACCAACGGCGTGGGGCGCCAAG TGAGCCACCACTATGGCTATGGGCTGCTGGATGCCAGGTTGCTGGTGGACATGGCTCGAACGTGGCTGCCCACACAGCGCCAGCAGAA CCCCATCTTGCCGCTGACGCAAGTGAGGAGGAACGTGTCGGCGTGCGCTGGCCGAGCCAACCACATCCGCTCGCTGGAGCACGTGCAGGTGCAGCTCTCACTGTCCTACAGTCGCCGTGGGGACCTGGAGATCTCGCTCACGAGCCCCATGGGCACCCGCTCCACGCTCGTGGCCATCAG acCCTTGGACGTCAGCGGCCAAGGCTACAACAACTGGATCTTTATGTCCACCCACTTCTGGGACGAGGACCCGCGGGGCCCGTGGACGCTGGGCCTGGAAAACAAGGGCTACTACTTCAACACGG GGACGCTGTACCGCTACACGCTGCTGCTCTACGGGACGGCCGAGGACATGACGGCGCGGCCCCCGGGCCCCCAGGTGACCAGCAGCGCGTGCGTGCAGCGGGACACAGAGGGGCCGTGCCAGG AACGCCACGGCCCCGCCCACGTCCTCGGCCACCTCCGCCTCTCCTACTGCCCGCCCAGGTACCTCGGCCACACCCGGCAGGCGGTGACCGCTGGGCCTGGCCGCTCCCGCCCTGTGCGTCTGCTCGAGCCGCCGCGCCTCCTGCTACACCTGCCTCGGCCGCTCCCTGCTCCCCTGCACTGCCTGCCCCCCCGGCCTCCACGCTGGACGAGCGTCGCGGCTCCTGCTCAGGACCCGTCCCTCCCAGCGGCCTCCCCGCAGCCCGCCGCAGTCGCCCACCCCGGCCGCCACCGCGGCCGAGCCCGGGCCGTGGTACTGGCCCCGCTGGCCGTGGCCTTCGGGAGCCCCTCACTCCGCAGCGTCCTCGCTGTAGGCTGCCCACCGCTGTGTGCGGGggccccccccgccaccaccccaGGTCCAGCTGCTGGCCGGGACCTAGAGACACCTGAGTAG
- the PCSK4 gene encoding proprotein convertase subtilisin/kexin type 4 isoform X6, translating into MNNKVRPDLNVLQVWSQGLSGRGIVISVLDDGIEKDHPDLWANYDPLASYDFNDYDPDPQPRYTPGDENRHGTRCAGEVAAIANNGFCGAGVAYNARIGGVRMLDGTITDVIEAQSLSLQPQHIHIYSASWGPEDDGRTVDGPGVLTREAFRRGVTKGRGGLGTLFVWASGNGGLHYDNCNCDGYTNSVYTLSVGSTTREGRAPWYSEACASTLTTTYSSGVATDPQIVTTDLHHRCTDKHTGTSASAPLAAGMIALALEANPFLTWRDMQHLVVRASRPAQLQAEDWRTNGVGRQVSHHYGYGLLDARLLVDMARTWLPTQRQQKCVIEIVHTPTPAEGALTARTAPSPILPLTQVRRNVSACAGRANHIRSLEHVQVQLSLSYSRRGDLEISLTSPMGTRSTLVAIRPLDVSGQGYNNWIFMSTHFWDEDPRGPWTLGLENKGYYFNTGTLYRYTLLLYGTAEDMTARPPGPQVTSSACVQRDTEGPCQERHGPAHVLGHLRLSYCPPRYLGHTRQAVTAGPGRSRPVRLLEPPRLLLHLPRPLPAPLHCLPPRPPRWTSVAAPAQDPSLPAASPQPAAVAHPGRHRGRARAVVLAPLAVAFGSPSLRSVLAVGCPPLCAGAPPATTPGPAAGRDLETPE; encoded by the exons ATG AACAACAAGGTGCGGCCGGACCTGAACGTCCTGCAGGTCTGGAGCCAGGGGCTGTCAGGCCGGGGCATTGTGATCTCTGTCCTGGACGATGGCATCGAGAAGGACCACCCGGACCTCTGGGCCAACTAC GACCCCCTGGCCAGCTACGACTTCAATGACTACGACCCAGACCCCCAGCCGCGATACACGCCCGGCGACGAGAACCG GCACGGGACCCGCTGTGCCGGGGAAGTGGCCGCAATCGCAAACAACGGGTTCTGTGGAGCGGGTGTCGCCTACAATGCCCGGATCGGAG GTGTGCGCATGCTGGACGGCACCATCACGGACGTCATCGAGGCCCAGTCGCTGAGCCTGCAGCCGCAGCACATCCACATCTACAGCGCCAGCTGGGGCCCCGAGGACGACGGCCGCACGGTGGATGGCCCGGGCGTCCTCACCCGCGAGGCCTTCAGGCGCGGCGTGACCAAG GGCCGCGGTGGGCTGGGCACTCTCTTCGTCTGGGCGTCGGGCAACGGCGGCCTGCACTACGACAATTGCAACTGCGACGGCTACACCAACAGCGTGTACACGCTCTCCGTGGGCAGCACCACCCGCGAGGGCCGCGCGCCCTGGTACAGCGAGGCCTGCGCCTCCACGCTCACCACCACCTACAGCAGCGGCGTGGCCACCGACCCGCAGATC GTCACCACGGATCTGCACCACCGGTGCACGGACAAACACACGGGCACCTCGGCGTCGGCCCCGCTGGCCGCGGGCATGATCGCCCTGGCTCTGGAGGCCAA CCCGTTCTTGACATGGAGGGATATGCAGCACTTGGTGGTCCGTGCGTCCAGACCCGCGCAGCTCCAGGCTGAGGACTGGAGGACCAACGGCGTGGGGCGCCAAG TGAGCCACCACTATGGCTATGGGCTGCTGGATGCCAGGTTGCTGGTGGACATGGCTCGAACGTGGCTGCCCACACAGCGCCAGCAGAAGTGCGTCATTGAGATCGTACACACCCCCAC gcccGCAGAAGGGGCGCTCACAGCCCGCACCGCCCCCAGCCCCATCTTGCCGCTGACGCAAGTGAGGAGGAACGTGTCGGCGTGCGCTGGCCGAGCCAACCACATCCGCTCGCTGGAGCACGTGCAGGTGCAGCTCTCACTGTCCTACAGTCGCCGTGGGGACCTGGAGATCTCGCTCACGAGCCCCATGGGCACCCGCTCCACGCTCGTGGCCATCAG acCCTTGGACGTCAGCGGCCAAGGCTACAACAACTGGATCTTTATGTCCACCCACTTCTGGGACGAGGACCCGCGGGGCCCGTGGACGCTGGGCCTGGAAAACAAGGGCTACTACTTCAACACGG GGACGCTGTACCGCTACACGCTGCTGCTCTACGGGACGGCCGAGGACATGACGGCGCGGCCCCCGGGCCCCCAGGTGACCAGCAGCGCGTGCGTGCAGCGGGACACAGAGGGGCCGTGCCAGG AACGCCACGGCCCCGCCCACGTCCTCGGCCACCTCCGCCTCTCCTACTGCCCGCCCAGGTACCTCGGCCACACCCGGCAGGCGGTGACCGCTGGGCCTGGCCGCTCCCGCCCTGTGCGTCTGCTCGAGCCGCCGCGCCTCCTGCTACACCTGCCTCGGCCGCTCCCTGCTCCCCTGCACTGCCTGCCCCCCCGGCCTCCACGCTGGACGAGCGTCGCGGCTCCTGCTCAGGACCCGTCCCTCCCAGCGGCCTCCCCGCAGCCCGCCGCAGTCGCCCACCCCGGCCGCCACCGCGGCCGAGCCCGGGCCGTGGTACTGGCCCCGCTGGCCGTGGCCTTCGGGAGCCCCTCACTCCGCAGCGTCCTCGCTGTAGGCTGCCCACCGCTGTGTGCGGGggccccccccgccaccaccccaGGTCCAGCTGCTGGCCGGGACCTAGAGACACCTGAGTAG